The region GATGCCGGCGCGAGCGCCGGTGACAGAACCGGATATCCGGCTTGCCGGATGGAAGGGAAAACATCGGGCGCCAAGCGCTTCCGAAATGGTTCGCCAGGAAGGAAGACCACGCGCTGGTGAGAGTGGGGTCGGCAGCAATGCCGGCCCCATTTACTTTGGGCGCCACCCTCCCCAACCGGCCATTGCGACCGATTCTCCAACGCGAAAAAAGCCGGAATTTCATGCAAAATCGGGCAATTCGGATGTGCGCAATCGGGCATATTGCCGCATTTTGCGCTCATTTCGCCGGTGAACCGTTCACCAGCGTCGATGAGCTGCCAGGCGCATTTGGAACCTTAACTTCCCGCCGGTAATTGCGGCCCCCAACGACGGAGGGCCAATTGCCTCACCATAAGTTGATTGTTCGAAAAGCTGTCATGCTGTCCGCTGCAACGATGCTCGCGCTGTTCCCGGCGTCGGCAGCCGTGTCTGCGTCCAACGAAGCAGAATTCGAGGAAAGCTTCGTCGAATTCGAAGCGCTGCCGGATATGCCGGAAGCGACCGGCAACGTCGTCGACATCACCGAATTCGAGCCGCCGGTCGAGGAAGAAGCTCGCGGCGAATCCCTCGGTGCCGGTGTCGCCTCCTACTATGGCCGCCGCTTCCACGGTCGCCCGACGGCGAGCGGCGAGCGGTTCGACATGCATGCGATGACTGCCGCCCACAAGACGCTGCCCTTCGGGTCGATGGTGCGCGTCACCAACACCCGCAACGGCAACTCGGTGGTGGTCCGCGTCAACGATCGCGGTCCCTTCGTCCGTGGCCGCACGATCGACGTGTCGCGCGCTGCGGCGGAAGAGCTTGGCATGGTCGGCAGCGGTCACGCCCGGGTGGAGCTCGAACTGATCTCCTGACGCGCCCGCGTCCCTACAACTCCAGCTCGCTCACGTCGCGGAAGGATCCGATCTTCCCGCGCACGAAGGTGTTGAACGCGATCGAGTGGCGGTTCTGCTGCGAGGTGTTGGTTTCGACATAATGCTGCAGCGAGCTCGAGAAGAGCACCAGGTCGCCCTTGGTCGGCACGACGGCATTGCGCGGTGCGTTGTAGATGTTCTGCTTTTCCCCGTTCACCGCGATCTCCAGCTGGCGATAGCCATTGTGGCGCTCGAAAATCATGCTGCCCGGCGGGTTCGGCAGGTCGGTATAGTAGAGCGATCCGGACACTAGCGAGTTGGAGTGCGTGTGCCCGTGCATCCCCACTCCCGGCGGGTTCATCAGCGACCAGCTCTGCGTTACCTCGAGCCGCTGCGAGATGCCCATCACCTCGCGCGCGAAGGTATCGAGCGCTTCCTGCACCGCCTTCTTGATGCTCGCCATCTCGGGCCGCTCGAACAGGTAGAGCTCCTCCGAAATGCGGTTCACCTGGTTATCGAGCATGGGGAGAGCCTTGATTAGCTTCTCCTGCTTCGGCGTGATCGCATCGGCGATATTGGTCTTGAAATACGGCTCCGCGAATAGCGGTTTGACGTCGAAAGCGCGCGTGGCCATCGGCTTGCAGTCCCCCAAATTTTACCCCGCTTGCAAATTAAGCGTGGGAAGCGAGGAACCGCAAGGGGGCACCCGCCCCCTCCCCGGTAAAATCAGTTCGGCAGGCGAGCCCCGTTGCGCGCGGCGCAGGTGCGGGTGATCCGGCTCATGTGGTCGAAATCCGAGCCGAAGGCGTCGATCAGCGAATAGCCGTGCTTCTCGAACTCGCCATACATGCATTCGCACGCGCCGACGGCCTTGCGCTCCTCAGGGACGATTTGGCGCACCTGGCGCAGGCAGCCCTCCATATGCGCGCTGTAGGCGTACTCCCCGCCCGCATCGTCACCGCGCAGGCCCTGGCCCACGTGGAAGAACGTCAACGCCGAAACGGCCCCGACCGCACCCAGTTTTACCGCCTTCATCATGGCAAGCTCCCATGTTGGAAGCGGCGAGTGTCGCAAGACAGGGTGGAGATCGGGTTAAGGCGCGGCGTGTAGGAAAGTTACACTTGTTACGGTGTTTGTTTGGCCTCAGGCGCCGGCGGCCGCATCCGCGGCCTTGGCTATCCTCCGGGGGCCCGACCCCTGCGGGGCCACCCCTCCGGGCGCGCAGTCGCGCTTGCGCTCGCCTGTGGCTCGCGGGGGCTAGCCTTCAGCCTCCTCCTCGCCCTCCCAATAGGCGAGGCGGTCGGACTCCTCTTCGCTGTCCCGCGCCTCGATGTCGGAGAGCAATTCGCCCGATTGTGCGTAGCGGCCCAGTGCGGAGTCGAAATCCTCCGCCACGGCCGAGAGGTCGCGGTTCTGCGCATTGCTGTCGAGCCGCGCGAGGTGGGCGAGCAGCAGGCGGTTGTCGAACCGCCGACGCGTCGCGACGAGCTCGCCCTTGTAGAACACCTCCTCCTCGGTCCCGTTGATCGCGCGGTCGGCCAGCACCTCCTCGATCGCCGAGCGCGCGACCACCAGCGCCGCATCCCACCCGCGCGCGAAATGCGCATCCGCCCGCCGCCAGCGATAGGCGGTCATCGGCGCGACCGAGACTGTGCGCGCCGCCGCCCGGACATTGCCGGAAAGCGACAAAGCCTCGAGAAACCGCGCACGGCGATCATGCGTGAAAGGCTGCTGGAATTGCTCGGAAACGGGAAGCTGGGACATGTCGGGTTCCTCTGTCGGGGATCAGGGAACCGGACCAGCTATAGGGTTCGGGGCGTGTAGGACAGGGGGAATTTGCATCGTCAATCCCGAATACGAACGATGAATATCGTTTTCTGTTTATAAAATCTTCGACCTCCTGTCGGTCGTGCATCTTAACGGGACGGCCTCGACGCGCGGAAAGACTTTACTTCGCTACAGAAGCTTGTCTCTCATACTTTCTTGACTGTCTTCAATTTTTGGCACCGTTGTTCCGTCTCGAACGCCAATCACTGGTGGGGACAAATCAATCGAATACGGTGATAAATTGACCTACTGCAGATATAAGGCTCAACCGACAGTCACTTGACAGAGGGTCGTTCCGCTGCCAATGAACGGAACGAAGAGGGAACGCTCCGCTTATGACCGAACAGACTGACGTATTGAAGCTCGTGTTGAACGAGTTAGAAATGAGTCACGGCATTAGTACTATGGATGATCGAATAGGCATTCAGAAGGTTGTTTGCCTAGTACAAGAAGCTGGGCTGCAACTAGGTTATAGCTACAATTGGTATGTCAGGGGTCCTTATTCCCCGTCTCTCGCTTCGGACTACTATGCATTAGCGCAGAATGGTGCCGAGAACGGCGGTCAGAAGCTTGTTCTCACGGACTTCGCAAAATCTGTAGTTCAAAAAGTCCGACCGCTTCTCGACCCCCCAGAAGAG is a window of Erythrobacter sp. HKB08 DNA encoding:
- a CDS encoding septal ring lytic transglycosylase RlpA family protein; translated protein: MLSAATMLALFPASAAVSASNEAEFEESFVEFEALPDMPEATGNVVDITEFEPPVEEEARGESLGAGVASYYGRRFHGRPTASGERFDMHAMTAAHKTLPFGSMVRVTNTRNGNSVVVRVNDRGPFVRGRTIDVSRAAAEELGMVGSGHARVELELIS
- a CDS encoding TIGR02466 family protein, whose translation is MATRAFDVKPLFAEPYFKTNIADAITPKQEKLIKALPMLDNQVNRISEELYLFERPEMASIKKAVQEALDTFAREVMGISQRLEVTQSWSLMNPPGVGMHGHTHSNSLVSGSLYYTDLPNPPGSMIFERHNGYRQLEIAVNGEKQNIYNAPRNAVVPTKGDLVLFSSSLQHYVETNTSQQNRHSIAFNTFVRGKIGSFRDVSELEL